A single genomic interval of Gossypium raimondii isolate GPD5lz chromosome 11, ASM2569854v1, whole genome shotgun sequence harbors:
- the LOC105802964 gene encoding transcription factor MYB7 isoform X2, giving the protein MGRAPCCEKVGLKKGRWTAEEDEILTKYIQTHGEGSWRLLPKNAGLLRCGKSCRLRWINYLRADLKRGNFTGEEDELLIKLHQSLGNRWSLIASHLPGRTDNEIKNYWNSNLSTKMYCFRRLSNQSLPVILNVTGRKGMKDNRGHSTKKENNGNSSSNKPMEVFIDEVVPFLSTPSLEKETFPSAVEDSMHLDPYEEDNERRIGVIPSSCQHTGDGDRYVENSMLCPAATDSVVEKETDIFSLFGSTESSGMLCFDNILDNELLQTNGDSTLSRWGLNQVSVDLENSGDLCPNKPAAINKQVESGDCGTGDLTSYFCTTSCFFDDCEVNNILDWDWERNELWDENECIMPSWLWELDYNDKDDRLTLENNDLELHGSAVA; this is encoded by the exons ATGGGGAGGGCTCCTTGTTGCGAAAAAGTTGGGCTGAAGAAGGGGAGATGGACGGCGGAAGAGGATGAGATTTTGACCAAGTATATTCAAACTCATGGGGAAGGCTCCTGGAGATTATTGCCCAAGAATGCAG GATTACTAAGGTGTGGGAAGAGTTGCAGACTAAGGTGGATTAATTACTTGAGAGCTGATTTGAAGAGAGGGAACTTTACAGGCGAAGAGGACGAACTTCTCATTAAATTGCATCAATCCTTGGGAAATAG GTGGTCTTTAATCGCCAGTCACTTACCAGGGCGAACAGATAACGAAATAAAGAACTACTGGAACTCtaatttaagtacaaaaatGTATTGCTTCAGAAGGCTATCCAATCAAAGTTTACCCGTGATTCTGAACGTCACCGGTCGAAAGGGAATGAAGGATAACCGGGGCCACAGTaccaagaaagaaaataatggcAATTCTTCATCAAATAAGCCTATGGAGGTTTTTATTGATGAAGTTGTGCCATTTCTTTCTACTCCATCCTTGGAAAAAGAAACCTTCCCCTCGGCTGTAGAAGATAGCATGCACCTGGATCCCTATGAAGAAGATAATGAGAGAAGGATCGGTGTTATACCCAGTTCTTGTCAACACACTGGGGATGGGGATCGATATGTAGAGAATTCAATGCTATGCCCTGCGGCTACTGATAGCGTTGTTGAGAAAGAGACTGATATTTTCTCACTATTCGGAAGTACTGAAAGCAGCGGGATGCTCTGTTTTGACAACATCTTGGACAATGAATTGCTACAAACAAATGGCGATTCCACGTTATCCCGGTGGGGATTGAACCAAGTCTCTGTCGACCTTGAGAATAGTGGAGATCTGTGTCCAAACAAACCAGCAGCTATTAACAAGCAAGTAGAGAGTGGCGACTGTGGGACTGGGGATTTGACTTCCTATTTCTGCACAACATCATGCTTCTTTGATGATTGTGAAGTCAATAATATTCTGGATTGGGACTGGGAAAGGAACGAGCTTTGGGATGAGAATGAGTGCATTATGCCATCTTGGCTGTGGGAGCTCGATTACAATGACAAAGACGATAGACTTACATTGGAAAATAATGACCTTGAGTTGCATGGCTCCGCAGTTGCTTGA
- the LOC105802964 gene encoding transcription factor MYB7 isoform X1 produces the protein MGRAPCCEKVGLKKGRWTAEEDEILTKYIQTHGEGSWRLLPKNAGIYSQTFFLHFFCYSVMLMFLGCISIVYVSNFQGLLRCGKSCRLRWINYLRADLKRGNFTGEEDELLIKLHQSLGNRWSLIASHLPGRTDNEIKNYWNSNLSTKMYCFRRLSNQSLPVILNVTGRKGMKDNRGHSTKKENNGNSSSNKPMEVFIDEVVPFLSTPSLEKETFPSAVEDSMHLDPYEEDNERRIGVIPSSCQHTGDGDRYVENSMLCPAATDSVVEKETDIFSLFGSTESSGMLCFDNILDNELLQTNGDSTLSRWGLNQVSVDLENSGDLCPNKPAAINKQVESGDCGTGDLTSYFCTTSCFFDDCEVNNILDWDWERNELWDENECIMPSWLWELDYNDKDDRLTLENNDLELHGSAVA, from the exons ATGGGGAGGGCTCCTTGTTGCGAAAAAGTTGGGCTGAAGAAGGGGAGATGGACGGCGGAAGAGGATGAGATTTTGACCAAGTATATTCAAACTCATGGGGAAGGCTCCTGGAGATTATTGCCCAAGAATGCAGGTATATACAGCCAGACCTTCTTCCTCCATTTTTTCTGTTACTCGGTCATGCTCATGTTTTTGGGTTGCATATCGATCGTGTACGTTTCGAATTTCCAAGGATTACTAAGGTGTGGGAAGAGTTGCAGACTAAGGTGGATTAATTACTTGAGAGCTGATTTGAAGAGAGGGAACTTTACAGGCGAAGAGGACGAACTTCTCATTAAATTGCATCAATCCTTGGGAAATAG GTGGTCTTTAATCGCCAGTCACTTACCAGGGCGAACAGATAACGAAATAAAGAACTACTGGAACTCtaatttaagtacaaaaatGTATTGCTTCAGAAGGCTATCCAATCAAAGTTTACCCGTGATTCTGAACGTCACCGGTCGAAAGGGAATGAAGGATAACCGGGGCCACAGTaccaagaaagaaaataatggcAATTCTTCATCAAATAAGCCTATGGAGGTTTTTATTGATGAAGTTGTGCCATTTCTTTCTACTCCATCCTTGGAAAAAGAAACCTTCCCCTCGGCTGTAGAAGATAGCATGCACCTGGATCCCTATGAAGAAGATAATGAGAGAAGGATCGGTGTTATACCCAGTTCTTGTCAACACACTGGGGATGGGGATCGATATGTAGAGAATTCAATGCTATGCCCTGCGGCTACTGATAGCGTTGTTGAGAAAGAGACTGATATTTTCTCACTATTCGGAAGTACTGAAAGCAGCGGGATGCTCTGTTTTGACAACATCTTGGACAATGAATTGCTACAAACAAATGGCGATTCCACGTTATCCCGGTGGGGATTGAACCAAGTCTCTGTCGACCTTGAGAATAGTGGAGATCTGTGTCCAAACAAACCAGCAGCTATTAACAAGCAAGTAGAGAGTGGCGACTGTGGGACTGGGGATTTGACTTCCTATTTCTGCACAACATCATGCTTCTTTGATGATTGTGAAGTCAATAATATTCTGGATTGGGACTGGGAAAGGAACGAGCTTTGGGATGAGAATGAGTGCATTATGCCATCTTGGCTGTGGGAGCTCGATTACAATGACAAAGACGATAGACTTACATTGGAAAATAATGACCTTGAGTTGCATGGCTCCGCAGTTGCTTGA